Proteins found in one Acinetobacter sp. XH1741 genomic segment:
- a CDS encoding branched-chain amino acid transaminase, translating into MNLADRDGFIWQDGKLIDWRDAKIHVLTHTLHYSMGVFEGVRAYETPKGTAIFRLQDHTKRLLNSAKIYQMKVPYDQAALEQAQIDVVRENKLASCYLRPLIWIGSEKLGIAATNNTIHAAVAAWAWGAYLGDEAMAKGIRVKTSSFTHHHPNVTMCKAKASGNYTLSILAHQEVAHSGYDEAMLMDPQGYVCQGSGENVFLIKDGVLHTPDIAGGALDGITRQTVMTIARDLGYQVVERRITRDEFYIADEAFFTGTAAEVTPIREYDDRQIGAGCRGPITTEIQKTFFDAVQGKNPKYEHWLTYVK; encoded by the coding sequence TTGGCTGATCGTGATGGTTTTATTTGGCAAGATGGAAAATTAATAGATTGGCGTGATGCAAAAATTCACGTTTTAACCCATACTTTACACTACAGTATGGGCGTATTTGAGGGTGTTCGTGCTTATGAAACACCTAAAGGTACTGCGATTTTCCGTCTTCAAGACCACACAAAACGTTTGTTAAATTCAGCAAAAATTTATCAAATGAAAGTACCGTATGACCAAGCAGCGCTTGAACAAGCACAAATCGATGTTGTACGTGAAAATAAATTAGCTTCTTGCTATTTACGTCCGCTTATTTGGATCGGTTCAGAAAAACTTGGCATTGCAGCAACGAATAACACAATTCATGCAGCAGTAGCAGCATGGGCGTGGGGTGCATACCTTGGTGATGAAGCAATGGCGAAAGGTATTCGCGTTAAAACTTCATCATTTACTCACCATCATCCAAACGTGACTATGTGTAAAGCAAAAGCATCTGGTAACTACACCTTGTCAATTCTTGCTCACCAAGAAGTTGCACACTCTGGTTACGATGAAGCAATGCTCATGGATCCACAAGGTTATGTATGCCAAGGTTCTGGTGAAAACGTATTCTTAATTAAAGATGGCGTTTTACATACTCCAGATATCGCTGGTGGTGCACTTGACGGTATTACACGTCAAACTGTGATGACGATTGCTAGAGATCTTGGGTATCAAGTTGTTGAGCGCCGTATTACACGTGACGAATTCTATATTGCAGATGAAGCATTCTTCACTGGTACTGCTGCTGAAGTAACACCAATTCGTGAATACGATGACCGTCAAATCGGTGCAGGCTGCCGTGGTCCAATTACCACTGAAATCCAAAAGACTTTCTTTGATGCAGTTCAAGGTAAAAATCCAAAATATGAACACTGGTTAACTTACGTAAAATAA